AGTGCAGGAACCGTATGTACAAATGTAGAAAAGCATAATTGTCATGCACAACCATATGCTCTTGCCGTGCCAGATGTTTAAATGTCTAATGCTTTGATAGTAGTCACTTTAATAGAACAGTTTGTtgcagtaaaacttttttttcttttaatttggaatcgtcaattattttacccccatttttctcccaatttggaaatgtccaattgtattttaagaCCCTATCTCACCACTACAACCCCTGTACTGACTCAGGAGAGGTGAAGACAAGTACCCGCGTCCCCCAGAAACAAACACTGTCAAGCCGTCCTCTTTTTTCTGCACTGCAAacccacagcgaagccaccagacctatggcgctggaggacaacacagatctagTGACACACACAGCGGGTTTGCAGTCACAGGagttgctggtgcgcagtgaaaCAGAGATTACCCAGCTAACTCGAACCTTCCCAGTCCGGGCAGCGCATGGCCAATTGCGCGCTGCCCTCTGGGAGCTCCCGACCAGAGCCAGcaatggcatagcctggattcaaaccagcaatcTCCAGACTATAGGATGCAACCTGCACTCCGGCAGAGCTCCATTACTggttgcgccactcgggagctcctgtgttaagaaaaatacatttttagaaaaggAAATGTTAAAATTTACTACAATTTTCAGAATTCTGTTTCCTTCCCAATATTTTGTTACCattttgtaaatttaaatttTGTACATTCCTACACTTACAAAACATATTCTATTAAATGTCTAGACCTCAATAACCCCataaaaagttttgaaatttCAACTCTAGCTGATCTAGAACCAGAgaaatcaaagtttatttatttggcagccatcttggtggCCATCTTGAATTCTGAGCTTCAGGCCAAAAATCCGGCTTGGCAACAGAGATTTTCATAATCAGCGGGGTCAAATTACCCTAAAAACACCTGTTGCCAGCTTGTTACATGATTTGCCTCTGCATCACATTTTTTGAGAATGCTGCCTAGGCTATTAAGAAattgagttatttttatttttgtaagtcaacgtgctgctcttcagttctagttgctagCCATTGAGGCATGTTTTGTGTCAGATATGTTATTAGCAATTGATATATGTAATGTGTTAAATAGATGATCACAATAAGACAAAACTGGATTTTCTTCATGTGTGAATTCAGTGCATCAGTTGAATGCTAGTATATCAGCCATTTCATCTCAAGGATTTGCCTTTGATATTGAATATTAAAATACCTAAATCTGAAACGGTGTAATGTTTGAGTTAGAACAGACATTTCAATGCAACCTTTTGATAAGAAAAGGTCCTATGAAGTGTATTATGatttccaaaatgttttattCTCTCAAATGTCAATAAAAATCTGACTTCTGATAAGGTCTCCCAACCTTCTCCACCCTTGTAACCTAATTTTCCCAGTTACTTAGAGGCCCTTTAACAAAATGCAAACCTAATAATGTTGCTGCCATGAATAATTAATTGTTCCTGTACAATGTACTAAACAAAATCTATCTTCATTTGATTAGAGGTTTTCTTGGGACTCCAAAGTACATTGTGTCTCCTGCATTTCCGGCTTCTTCCTTATCACTCATcagagtgaaaaaaataaaataaataataatctaaactTTTCATGTGATTAGACAACTCTGCAGTACGAATACACAACAAGCACTGTCCTATTTGAGATTGTTTGTGTTGAGAGACATAGCCGTGATTTTAAGCAAGCAAATATATGTATTTGAAAGCTGTGCCGTACATGAACTGGTTGTAAAGAACAGGATTACCCTCAAAGATGTACTTTGCTAAGACCAAAAGGCACATTTTGTTCTTGACTTTGAAGACTACAGGAAGACCCGTTAATGAGCATGCTGccttaatgacattttaaaaggtgtttgTTTTATCCTATTTTCTTTAATCATTCTGGGGCTGTTTCTCAAGTAAGTTCTTGAAAATATTAGTttattaccataaccctggttccctaaaataggaatattaaccattacaaatgggtgtttcccctttaagacacccgaaACTGAAAACTTTTATGCCAAAGACTCTCGTTAGAGCAAGGTGATATAGCTGCTGCTCTGCCCCCGCAGCATGAGACAGCTACGTGCCCTGGTAACATCGTCATTTTCCTTCGAGAACTGCGACCATGAACGCCGCGACCAcgaagttaatggttaatattcctatttcagagaaccagggttatgataataacctaatgttccctttcaagtagggaatattaaccttTACAAATGGGTGAGTACCCAAGCTGTCACAAGGACATGGCATACAACACTAAGCTATAAAGCTAGCAAGCTTGGTTTGAGCTGAACAGTATTCCAACAAGCTGAAAAACATTTAAGATGAACTCACCTCTAATGTTATGTCGCGAGGGTGGACTGGGAAGCCGCCCTCAGTACTCTAGTGCCAAATCCAGGATTCTGTGGGTCCAcgacattcagccgatagaacctGGCAAACATACGTGTCCTGGATAGATGCACCTTGGAACGAAGCCCATTAAGTCACCTGACCCCTGTTGGAATGGCCTGTCAGCCATTTAGACAGACACTGTTTAGACAGACCCTGTCCCtgggacttagccccataacaaacaaaaaattgttctgactgcctccagcttttagtcctgtcaacataatacgctaaTGCCCGCGCTgggcaaagcgtatggagctggcgctccctgtcagattggaaaggagggggatggaaagcctccaattccactgactggttaatgtggaaagccGAAATGGTCTTCGGCAAAAAAACTGGGTTAGTACGAAGAGTGACCCTCGTTCTAGCCTCTGAAAAAATTAGACAAGCTTTTGAGAGTGCCTGCATTTCACTCATAGGTGATAGCAAGAAAACTGCCTTGAAAGACAAAAATTTGAGCTCacctgaatgcatgggctcaaatggaggttttGTCAGTGCAGTGAGCAGGTATTTCCTGTGCACTGGTtatatggggatgtggaaataggcgtccTTTAGGTCCATCATGGTGAACAAATCGCCTGGCCTGATGAACTGCAACAGCCATTGCAAAGTCAACATCTTGAACCGTCTCCGACTCAGATAAAACTTTACCTGTCTGagatcgaggattggtctgaggccgcCATCCCGTTTTTGCACCAGAAAATACCTGGAATAGAACCCCCCGTTCTTGTTGGGTGGGTCTACTATGCAAACGGTCCGCTTTTGCAGCATGACTGCTACCTCCTGCGCCACCTGAGTGAAGGCTTGTGGGTCCATGACAGTTGTTATCTACACTCTCCAAAATGGAGGGGGGCCATATTGGAACTGAAGTGAGTAACCAGTTTGCACACTATTGAACACCCAGGAGTCTGTGGTGCACTGGTTCCAGTAGTCCAAGCGGCTTCTGGAGAATTAGCCCTGGACATGTGGCAGCAATATCCTAGGGCTGTTGTTTCAGCTGCTGCGCAGCCTGTGCCTGTTGTCTTTGCACAGGGCACTTGAAAGCACTCTTGCCCCCGTGAAAAGCGGTAGTGGGCTGTCTCCGTTCGGGTCCACCTGATGTGGAAGCCACCTGTTGCACCGGTTAATTCTGAAACTGAGGCTTAGGGTGACGCTGTGTTGCAGGCTTGTGTGGTGGAGGTGGGTGCTTAGGAAGAAGACGCACCAGTTCCTTGGTGGACTCCCGTGCGCACTGAGACTGCTGCAGCATTGCGTCCACAGGAGATGAGGAAGGAGCGGAGGAGCATGGTAGAGAACCACGGGAGGAGGGACCAGCCTCATTGACAGAGTGCGGTTATGCAGAACGCTGAGCAGACATGAGGGAACAGTCCCTAGAATGATGTACCACTCTATTTTCAAGTGTACGCTTAGTGAAAGAGGCACAAATATCACATGTAGTGAGATCTGCTGAAGCTAATAGAAATGTGTAATTCTTAATAGAGTGTCATTATGGACTccagttttattttctgtttgtatatTTTGATGGCCACTCTCATTGAAATTTCACTGCAATGGGAGATGGCGAGCTGTGGTGCTCCATTAATGGGGTCCTTATGGCATGGTGTGGCCACTTATGTCTCTATTTTAGGTAAGAAAGAAACCTGCACATGTTGCAGTTTCTTTGTTTGGTTGAGATTAAAAAATAAGTACATCTATTGCTGTGAATCTATTCTAAATATTGTAAGTAGTTATTTAGATGGTATGaatattataaacaataaaaggCATACATATTACATTGTATGTACAAGGTTAAAGAGCAAGGAGCTTCTGATGCcatttatacatacatacatatatatatatatatatatatatatatatatatatatatatatatatatatatatatatatatataaaatgatgtttcaatcattctgagtggttctgattGGCAGGCTACTTTTAATGATCTGTAATAAAGCCATCTTTAAAAGGAAATCCTAAATGAGCCAGTATTCATAAGAACTATGAATCACATTTAACCAAAACGCAATAACCTTTTGGAGACTGCAGCAGTGGCGGAGGAATAGTTGGGGCAACTGCACAGGGGCCCACGCACTCAGAGGGCCCTAGAGGGGTTTGtaagtttggaaaaaaaaaagtttatatcaTTGTAGCTACCAGTGCcagtaattaagtttttattattattattattattattattattttttttttcttagcagacgcccttatccagggcgacttacaatcgtaagcaaaaacatttcaagcgttacaatacaagtaatacaataagagcaagaattgTTTCATCAAGTACTGCTGTtctcttaattatgttttttaaaaattgttgaATTAAAATTATcttcctaactttttttttttgttctcttgtAACTGTCTTTGCATGGCATGAGGCACTGTATTATGTTTCGTTGGCGTCTCTTTTTCGAATTCCTTGACCACTTGTACTTTAGCATAGCGGTGTCTCAATACTGCAAAACAGTTTCCTACTGTCTTtatggaaggttttggggtactGTTCAGCAGTTATATTCTGCGTGCACAATTAATTCTGTAGTTTAGGCGGAAGCTGTTAACGGGTGCTGCCAggtaccaaaataaacaaaagacaaTTTAACATGCTTGTATttctgactgaaaaaaaaaaaaaaaaaaaaaagattttctgtgCGAGAGAATTTCTGTGGAATCCTGGAGGGACTGGTGATTCAACTTGTTAGCTTGTGATTAAAAAGAGTGCAGTATAGGAAGTAAAGATGCAcgcaaaatgcaattcaagtagaTGAGTAGAAAAGCTTCTTATTACATGCAGTCGTctactgtttcatacatgctaatATTCTGAGAATAAAATATTGTTACATATTAAACACTTGACTtagcatgttttatgtttataaaagtattacATAAAGGTCGGGGACAACAATAAAGTCCTGCACCGGGCTCTTCCCTTCCGCCACCACTGGACTACAGGTATCATCTATGTATTGCTTTCAACATGATGTAAAAGAGGTATTATGATTAATTGATGCACCCCTATTTACAGTGCAATGAGGCCCAGAATTCATCAGGTCTAAACACTGAGCCAGATTTATCAATGTCTTTACACAAGgcatgcaattgttttttttgggaaaaggaaaatgaaactttgaataaaaacaagcagctatTAATTTTAGCCATGTTTTTAGGTCTTTAAAATACCATTCTAAATAACTTGTTagttttaaaacctttattaaaaataaataaacaaataaatacattttaagtaagTGTCAAGTCAAGCACAGCCATGTTTGTGTGTTAATATCCCATTATTTCTGACTTTTGAACAGTTTTTGGCCATTGGCAGATTTCTGTTCGACATTTTCAAACACAGTTCttattatgtaaaataaaatgacagtaaAATGCAGATGTATCAGACGGCACAAACGGAGATTGAGAACACACACAGCAGTAGATTCAtggaacaggagcaagggctgcgaggAGTAAAccctgggacttgaaataggaattatgtgcttgtgCTTTAGAAAGATGACATCTGTTCTTGGCTCGAGGAGAGCCGCCCTCAAGGTGAGACTGAACTGATCGGCCTCCAATGCAGGGACGGAAGTGTTACTTCACCCAAAgggaaaatgaagagaaggatagaggATACATTTCAGAAGACTAGAAGTCGTCCCGACTAACAAGGAACGCATACGGTTCGGGAGATCAGCGCAGCCAGACCTCTGAGACAGAGCCACGCGGGACGAAaggaattctgaaagagagaaggaaaaGAACATGCAGAGAGGCCAGAGAGGAACACTGGTAGCGATGAAAGCAAGTTGATAGTAAAGAATACTGGGTTTCCCCCTGGCttacacagattattattattatttgtttatttagcagacatctttatccaaggtgacttacagactagggtgtgtgaactatgcatcagctgcagagtcacttacaataacatGTCATCCaaaagaaggagcacaaggaggttaagtgacttgctcagggtcacacaatgagtgaggcAGGATTTGAATCAAGGTCCTCCCgattacaagcccctttctttaaccactggaccgcacagcctcctaAGATGCTGCCGTCTCGGAGGTGAGACTAAACCGATCGGTCTCCAAGGCTGGGGAGCATGTATGCTGCCCCCAAGAGGAACCTGGAATGATAGAGAGCTTGATAAGACAGaatttggccaggggtcccctctggctcacAGAGAACCTTCCTCTCAGAGGTCGAGGccggcaagaagaaagccatttcttaaagatatccataaaaagtgtcgtttacagtttgccacaagccacctgggagacaccccaaacatgtggaagaaggtgctctggtcagatgaaaccaaaatcgaactttttggcaacaatgcaaaacgttatgtagaagcaacacagctcatcaccctgaacacaccatccccactgtcaaacatggtggtggcagcatcatggtttgggcctgcttttcttcaccagggacagggaagatggttaaaattgatgggaagatggatggagccaaatacaggaccattctggaagaaaacctgatggagtctgcaaaagacctgagactgggacggagatttgtcttccaacaagacaatgatccaaaacataaagcaaaatctacaatggaatggttcacaaataaacatatccaggtgttagaatggccaagtcaaagtccagacctgaatccaatcgagaatctgtggaaagaactgaaaactgctgttcacaaatgctctccatccaacctcactgagctcgagctgttttgcaaggaggaatgggcaaaaatttcagtctctcgatgtgcaaaactgatagagacataccccaagcgacttacagctgtaatcgcagcaaaaggtggcgctacaaagtattaacttaagggggctgaataattttgcacgcccaatttttcagttttttatttgttaaaaaagtttgaaatatccaataaatttcgttccacttcatgattgtgtcccacttgttgttgattcttcacaaaaaattacagtttcatatctttatgtttgaagcctgaaatgtggcaaaaggtcgcaaagttcaaggggggatactttcgcaaggcactgtatatatatatatatatattgtgatgacttgcccccacttaggttcgttgcccctttaaaaattgacccagacacagaaattgggggttcagcgcttccgcgcacttttaataatacaaaccgaaatacaaaaacaaaaacaaacacctagctccttcggagcactaactaagactcaggaacaccctgactataaagtgggacggctaagccgtttccccacaacacaacacacacagtattGCCACCCTTGacaactgcttggaagcagagcacaccttcctgcctccttctagacagcagccgtgagcagactgactgcaccccttatataccctgcacctggtcctaatttaacaataactaccaggtgcaggggatcattaacaataaaccaattaacaaacaatcaaacaaatgtgcattctcacatgtttttttcttcatgcagggaggattaaccccctccctgctgtgttacaatatatatatatatgacattgaGAAAACAGGCGTGAGTACATatccagggcagtaaagggttaatgctgctgctgtcttgTGCACAGCTTTCAGGACCATTGCTGCATAAAATGGCTCACCTATCTGACCACCCGTTACCAGTCCTGCAGaaagaataaaatacattattaccaTTCAGTAgctttatctattattattataatagaattattttttataaactgtACCAATGTCAGGTGATACCTAACAGCAATGGTTAAGGAAATATATTAGGCACCCCAGGTCGTTCCACAGTGTAGTCTTTGCTCCAACCGTGTACACTCAAGAGTTACCATATGCCTTCCCCTGCATTAGCTGTTATCTTCCAGTGTGTTCAAAGCAGAGATACTGCCATCTGCTGACAACAGTTTCTCTTGCATTTTACTGCTTCCACAACATATTAACTGCTGTGTTATAAGTTAGATTGGAAGCAGTGGAGatgttaataaataaacactTCAGTTGAGTGTGAAGACAGACTTAGCGTCCCAAAGCATTGTTTTATTGTATCGTTTGCCTTGTATACTACAGTATATGGGATACTACAACAAAATGTGATTATAgatcatttaaaatgttgattatcACACTGTGCTTTCTGCtagtcattttgaaaaataaatacaaaattcccAAATATTCTAGGTCAGTTAACTTTGTACGATTTATAAGCTGGAAAGCATTTGAAGACCCAAAAGTTCACTTGGCAGTGTTGAACCAGTGTTATTAAACTGAAGCTCGAAATATTCACAACATGCATGCTTCATCAATCTAttgcaaagtattttttattatatttttattattgttggatGTACATACAAACAGGTTACTTGGAACATAATCGAATTTTAGAGAGATGTAGTGTGATATATACAGCTGTTCACATATACAGCCGTCACCTTTTTTCTCCCTTTAATACTGAAAGCAAAAACACAGGTAACAACTGCCATTTCAAAAGTCAAAAATAGAAgatagcaaactttttttttccctcatacAAACATTTTATATGTCATGATCGAAAGAGAAGTTTTACAGACAGGGAGATAAAAACCTACGCAGAAGTGCCTTGCTTTTCTGAATCCATGAACACGCTTAATGTCAGTTTGTCAGAAGCATGAGTGCAGCATAATGCAACTTGTAAACTGTGAAGCGGCTTTCAGGCCTTGCTGCATCTAATTGGCAGGATGGGGTGGCCCTTCAGGGATGAGAGAGGTGAAAAATGTAGTGATGAAGGACCATGCCGAGGCCAGACATCCAGGGTGCGGAGTCATATCGGGGCCTTCCACTGTGTCGTCCCCACTGTCTTCATCTAGTCCATCGTCCATGAGCCGCTCCTGCAATGAACAAGAGATGCACAAGTTTTAGCAATTTTACTCTCTTGTTGTTGTCAACAGTACAGTATGGTATCTTCAAAATTATTTTACCCTGCAACATTTTGAAGCAATTTTAACCATGTTTCTCCAataaaaaatgctgaaaaaaTATACACTAGCTAGTTACTTGAAAAGGTGCCAGAAAACGTTGCCTCATGTGCTTTAGTGTACTAAATATTAATGACCCTGGGGTTCATAACATCATTGTTATAAATCTGTCTGAAATGACTGGGTTAAAGGGGGTGTGGGGCTTCGACATGATAGgcaattattcacttgaataaTAGAATAAAAATGTAcgcaaaaggtttaaatgattaaaacctcaTTTATTTCAAgacgtttcagacaaaagcccttcttcagctgtgtagaaaagAAAAGTAAACGTAGTGCAGAAAACTTGATATTTTTCTTACCATTTCCTGCATATCCTGATTGTAATCGGCCTCCTGTTCCTCCTGGTTGACTTCTCCTGGCTGATTCTGCACATCTGGTCGAAATGGAAACCAGCCAGTCTGGTGCCTGTTGATTTAAAAAGTAGTACAGGGTGTATTCAGTTATCATTTGTGAATAGGGCTCAACACCAATACACAACAAGTTTGCATTATTGTACATAACACTGCATTGTTGTTTTAGTAGACCCTACTGTAGTtacttaatttattaaaatacaaagctGAGCAGCACTGTAAATGCTGTCAGTGTGATCTCAAATCAATTACTAACCCATTTACTACTGTACCCAAGGACTAACGCTTGGACTGTTTATCCACAGGTCAGGTAcaggacacacacagcagcaaTGTGAACACCCAATGTGTACAATGGGCCAATGAGTGCAGTGTATATCACTCAGTCTTGGGTTTCCGGATCCATTGCTTTATAACAGATGGATTGTAATGGAAGGTTCTAGTCGTCTGTCTGCAGTGCTGTTATTGGTTCAGTAAATACAGCGGACTAATAATACTATGCGTGTCATACACTGGACGAAACAAGATTCTGGTCTATATTAAAGTATATCTATATGTTTTTACTTACAAGTAAACTAGCAGCATGGCCCCCATCACCATGACAAAGCGGCTGAATGAGGAGTAGAAGTACACGACGCTCAGCAGAATGGCGGCTCGGGAGAAGGTGTACATCCAGTCTAACCAGTCCTGGTTCAGACCGTCATCGTTGATCACTGGGCCGCCCTGAGCGTTCATCTGGATGTTCTGGTTCACAGGCCTGTTCTCCGGCACAGCTGCATTGGGCACGACCGGGGGCTCGTTCTGAGGTGGAGGATCGGTGGACTGGGAGGAAGTAGGGATAGACGGGAGGACAGAATCTGATCCCTGGGacgatgctgctgctgctgctcggcTGGAAGAtaaataacattaacatttttttcttagATCATTAACCTTTCAAATTGATCACtggtttcttttaaaactattCAACTCTCTCTAATTCATAGCGTCACTGAATCTATACAAAATAGTGCAGTAGATTCAGGAGGCTTTGTTGTTGAAAgacaaaatattaaaagaaaatcaatttcTAATACTGAAGATTAGCTGAAaggtaacttttaaaataattttaaaaaaaagtgcagtgttgATTTCTGTATTACAAATTGTGGATGAAGTATATTATCACTTTCAACACTGCATTCCTGTATAAAAGTTGATGTTCTTGAAATTGAACTTGCTTGTATAAAAAACTAGttattttagggcagcagtgtggagtagtggttagggctctggactcttgaccggagggttgtgggttcaatccctagtgggggacactgctgttgtacccttgagcaaggtactttacctagattgctccagtaaaaacccaactgtataaatgggtaattgtatgtaaaataatgtgatatgtgaaataatgtataatgtgatatcttgtaacaattgtaagtcgccctggataagggcgtctgctaagaaataaataataataataataataataataataatatattgctaTGGtataaagaaatagaaagaaatagATAAACCCAAcaagtagaaaaatgcaaaacGTCTCTTAAAACCACTTACAACTGCATGTAGTAATGCCGTGCATACATTTGCTGCCACCACAACATCTGTATTGGACTGTATAAAGGGTACATGGGAAGCCCAGCAGGAATGCCATGCTGCATGGGAACTGGGTTACCCAGATGTCTGATGGAAAAAGAAATGGAATAAATTCAAACAGGCATACATGATAAACAAATAGGgattctgattttcggtttttataaaatgttattctgcggtgatttttttttgttgctattttcGAGTTATACATGTACATCGTTTTtatttttcagggctttcgctttttatatactgtatgaaattactgtttccggttacttttgtttttttctgtcacaatatgtactTGCATACTTTTTCAATTGTAACTTATTTCCTTTGTTGTCTTACACaattaaatccttatggtcacaggcatattcttctggggtttttgtatgtttaggcattttttttacatttcgccacaacttgcaattctgttttaaattccaaccGCGTGTAAATACTCTCTCTCGAACTGTAATAAAGGTTTAAATCTCACGAGCAAGAACAATCATCCATTTCTTGTAAGCTTGTTTGAAATCTCGCAAGCGTATTACAATACTCCAATAAAAATGTAGGAATTTTCTGTCACTCAGTCACTGGGGTGGGtttaagtattcagaatgaatcaatgcgagatacaagtcaggaaggaggaacATTGCCCAACTAcacagcacactttttttttgcaggttatttttttcacagggaaaggggtgaagtcaatgtgaattgagtaaccatttccagtgtttttccggtgtttattggatataaccaatttccttttttttgtatcggggttgttttatcagttaaaaccaaaaatcagaagccctaattataaacaaACTTTATAATACTCACAATTATATGTTTGGTATTCTTGTTACCATCAACTTCTATTCCATGCTAGCATTTTATTCCAGAACAGAATGACACTCAAGAAGTCTAATGAGGTTATGTAAGAAACACACAGTGCCAAACAGATTACTGCCACCTTAATTAAACTTCTATTTAACACCTTAAACTTTACTTCAATTAAGCCCTTCTCCATTTTGCATAGCAAGAAACTGAAGTCCCAGAACGACTTGAAACCTTAAATGACGTACCCTTGCATAAAGTCTGGAGACGCATAGCTCAGCTCAGGGCTGGTTTGCTGCTGCTGACTGTTCCGATGCCTCAGTCCCTCTGTACTTGTACTTGCAGAGACTGGCAACGTTTCTTGGCTTCGAGATGAAGCGGGGGTAGAAGCTTCAGATTCCAAGttctgcatttgaaaaaaaaatcacatggcaTCTTTAATTTCTAATGGGGTCAGACTCCTACGACAGCCTGACGATACCTAAAATATGGTCAACCTATTTAAAGGGTGATTGGCGAGCATGGCTGGGGAGATGTTTAATCCCATAGGCACTACCACCTTCCCTGGCTTCTGAAGAGCAGGAATAGTAAAGAATATCAATGCATACTTTAAAAAGACTGTGCAAGACTATGCATGTAAAACAAGTAGGAAGGAATTGTACACCgctttaagattaaaaaaaaaaaaaaagataaaacttcCACAAAAATCTGCCAACCCTGCATCATAATAAACAGgtaatacatacatactgtacatgcatgcattttgcaattacctccaagtagtttttctaattggtgcaacagaaagattgacactggggcacgttttattctcggtcgatctggcgcttcactggtgcactctgtgttcatgctgtagtgggtGTGGTATGGTATCCAGTCCACGGGGGTAAGaaagttaatgacaagcgttttttttctgatatttgttatatatttttaataaaatggcatctctaaacaaaggaacgagacgaagccacgtttggaagtattttgaggaaccggacgagaagaCTGTGGTAAGTAAATAATTATGCCGTACCACAAACACatgttcaatgcttcaccatttgaaatgaaaatattcagaaattactgtggatggagttactgatggcagtaaaaagcaaacatccataataaacagaatgctCTAGATGGCCAGTAATTTACCAGTATAC
The Acipenser ruthenus chromosome 3, fAciRut3.2 maternal haplotype, whole genome shotgun sequence genome window above contains:
- the LOC117394923 gene encoding homocysteine-responsive endoplasmic reticulum-resident ubiquitin-like domain member 2 protein isoform X1 translates to MDQSAVDSPVTLVIKAPNQKYDDQTIKCFLNWTVEKLKTHLSDVYPSKPASKDQRLVYSGRLLLDHLQLRDVFRKHDEYHMVHLVCASRTPPGSPEHSGSNMKTTAPASLGPTNLESEASTPASSRSQETLPVSASTSTEGLRHRNSQQQQTSPELSYASPDFMQGHLGNPVPMQHGIPAGLPMYPLYSPIQMLWWQQMYARHYYMQFRAAAAASSQGSDSVLPSIPTSSQSTDPPPQNEPPVVPNAAVPENRPVNQNIQMNAQGGPVINDDGLNQDWLDWMYTFSRAAILLSVVYFYSSFSRFVMVMGAMLLVYLHQTGWFPFRPDVQNQPGEVNQEEQEADYNQDMQEMERLMDDGLDEDSGDDTVEGPDMTPHPGCLASAWSFITTFFTSLIPEGPPHPAN
- the LOC117394923 gene encoding homocysteine-responsive endoplasmic reticulum-resident ubiquitin-like domain member 2 protein isoform X2, which produces MVHLVCASRTPPGSPEHSGSNMKTTAPASLGPTNLESEASTPASSRSQETLPVSASTSTEGLRHRNSQQQQTSPELSYASPDFMQGHLGNPVPMQHGIPAGLPMYPLYSPIQMLWWQQMYARHYYMQFRAAAAASSQGSDSVLPSIPTSSQSTDPPPQNEPPVVPNAAVPENRPVNQNIQMNAQGGPVINDDGLNQDWLDWMYTFSRAAILLSVVYFYSSFSRFVMVMGAMLLVYLHQTGWFPFRPDVQNQPGEVNQEEQEADYNQDMQEMERLMDDGLDEDSGDDTVEGPDMTPHPGCLASAWSFITTFFTSLIPEGPPHPAN